From the genome of Scytonema hofmannii PCC 7110, one region includes:
- a CDS encoding superoxide dismutase has translation MVRFLWQKINYLLIGILLFALLASCQPTAPTAESPSPAETTAATPAATQAQTAPALPVAYVDRELETPAQLPPLPYAYEALEKVIDAETMKLHHDKHHAAYVNNLNDALKKHTELQNRSVESLLRDLNNVPEDIRNTVRNNGGGHLNHTIFWQLMSPKGGGEPTGAIATEINQTFGSFDAFKKQFNEAGAKQFGSGWVWLVRNPQGQLQIVPTPNQDNPIAEGSYPIMGNDVWEHAYYLKYRNRRAEYLEKWWNIVNWSEVNKRAQVK, from the coding sequence ATGGTGAGGTTTTTGTGGCAAAAAATAAATTACCTTTTGATAGGAATCTTGCTGTTTGCACTACTCGCTTCTTGTCAGCCAACAGCACCAACAGCTGAGTCACCATCTCCAGCAGAGACAACTGCAGCCACACCCGCAGCCACACAAGCTCAAACCGCACCAGCTCTACCTGTAGCCTATGTCGATCGCGAACTGGAAACCCCCGCACAGTTACCGCCATTACCCTATGCTTATGAAGCGCTAGAGAAAGTTATTGATGCAGAAACTATGAAACTGCATCACGACAAGCACCATGCAGCATACGTTAACAATCTGAACGATGCATTAAAGAAGCATACCGAACTGCAAAACAGAAGTGTAGAATCTTTATTGCGTGACTTAAACAATGTACCTGAGGATATTCGTAACACAGTACGCAACAACGGTGGCGGACATCTCAACCATACTATTTTTTGGCAGCTTATGAGTCCCAAAGGTGGTGGGGAACCAACAGGAGCAATAGCAACAGAAATTAATCAAACTTTCGGTAGCTTTGATGCCTTTAAGAAACAATTTAACGAAGCAGGAGCAAAGCAATTCGGTAGTGGTTGGGTTTGGTTAGTGCGTAATCCCCAAGGTCAACTGCAAATTGTACCCACACCCAATCAAGACAACCCGATTGCTGAAGGCTCTTACCCGATTATGGGTAATGACGTGTGGGAACATGCATATTACCTCAAATACCGCAATCGTCGCGCTGAGTATTTAGAGAAGTGGTGGAATATAGTGAACTGGTCGGAAGTCAACAAGCGAGCACAAGTCAAGTAA
- a CDS encoding FHA domain-containing protein: protein MHNTTRAQPTGLSLELFHVQTNTSFDLPLNFTVLRIGKPKDQIVPDINVVNLPNADFVSRLHAEIHVEKGTYCLVDLGSANGTFVNNIRLKPGKRHKLNFGDKIDLGSGGNVTFLFLNKQSAVAQSDKTALNHFPTVIQVELLANAKPSLVERSNKFVGIMVMLLGVLILAVNILIDMKMGLPGVILCSAAVGALSLPRINQNVGWLLMGLGISIMLFSEKAFAPIPLLAILAGSILIIAGYHLYTTEKLLNFSFPVKGRKK from the coding sequence ATGCATAACACAACTAGAGCACAGCCAACAGGACTGAGTTTAGAGCTTTTTCACGTTCAAACGAACACTTCGTTTGACTTACCACTAAATTTTACCGTACTTCGTATTGGTAAGCCAAAAGACCAGATAGTACCAGATATCAATGTTGTTAACTTACCCAATGCTGACTTTGTTTCGCGTCTTCATGCAGAAATTCATGTAGAAAAAGGCACATACTGTCTTGTCGATCTGGGAAGCGCTAATGGTACATTTGTTAACAATATTAGGCTAAAGCCAGGAAAGCGCCATAAGCTCAACTTTGGCGACAAAATTGATTTGGGGTCTGGGGGGAACGTAACATTTTTATTTTTGAATAAACAGAGTGCGGTTGCTCAATCTGATAAAACTGCATTAAACCACTTTCCTACAGTGATTCAGGTTGAATTGTTGGCAAACGCCAAACCATCTCTTGTGGAGCGTTCTAACAAATTTGTAGGCATAATGGTGATGCTTTTAGGTGTTTTGATTTTAGCAGTGAATATACTCATTGATATGAAAATGGGTCTTCCAGGTGTTATACTATGCTCTGCTGCCGTCGGAGCTTTATCTTTGCCTCGTATCAACCAAAATGTAGGATGGCTTTTGATGGGCTTGGGAATCTCAATTATGTTGTTCAGTGAAAAAGCCTTTGCACCAATACCCCTGCTAGCTATCCTTGCAGGTTCCATCCTGATAATAGCTGGATATCACTTGTATACGACGGAGAAACTACTAAACTTCAGTTTCCCTGTTAAGGGGCGAAAAAAATAA
- a CDS encoding F0F1 ATP synthase subunit gamma produces MPNLKAIRDRIQSVKNTKKITEAMRLVAAARVRRAQEQVIATRPFADRLAQVLYGLQTRLRFEDADLPLLRKREVRSVGMLVISGDRGLCGGYNNNIIKRAENRAKEIKAEGLDYTFVIVGRKAGQYFQRREQPIDATYTGLEQIPTAAEATKISDELLSLFLSEKVDRIELVYTKFVSLVSSRPVVQTLLPLDPQGLEAQDDEIFRLTTRGGQFEVERSKVATPTRTLPRDMIFEQDPVQILDSLLPLYLSNQLLRALQESAASELAARMTAMSSASDNAKELINTLTRSYNKARQASITDQILEVVSGAEALK; encoded by the coding sequence ATGCCAAATCTAAAAGCAATACGCGATCGCATTCAGTCGGTCAAAAATACCAAGAAAATTACAGAAGCCATGCGGCTCGTGGCTGCTGCTAGGGTACGTCGCGCTCAAGAACAGGTGATTGCAACCCGCCCCTTTGCAGACCGCTTGGCTCAGGTACTGTATGGTTTGCAAACCCGCTTGCGGTTTGAAGATGCAGACCTCCCCCTACTGCGGAAAAGAGAAGTGCGGTCAGTAGGGATGCTCGTGATTTCAGGCGATCGGGGATTGTGCGGCGGTTACAACAACAACATTATTAAGCGTGCTGAAAACCGTGCCAAAGAAATCAAGGCAGAAGGTCTTGATTACACATTTGTCATTGTAGGACGCAAAGCCGGTCAGTACTTCCAACGCCGAGAGCAACCTATTGATGCAACCTACACTGGCTTAGAGCAAATTCCTACTGCAGCAGAAGCCACAAAGATTTCTGACGAACTACTCTCCTTGTTCTTGTCTGAAAAAGTAGACCGGATTGAGTTAGTATACACCAAGTTCGTCTCTTTGGTCAGTTCTCGTCCTGTAGTACAGACCCTGCTTCCTCTTGACCCACAGGGCTTGGAAGCACAAGATGATGAAATTTTCCGCTTAACAACCCGTGGCGGTCAATTTGAGGTAGAACGCTCAAAAGTAGCTACCCCAACACGGACTTTGCCTCGCGACATGATTTTTGAGCAAGACCCCGTACAAATTCTGGATTCTCTGCTACCTCTGTATCTGAGTAACCAGTTACTGCGAGCACTGCAAGAATCTGCTGCTAGCGAATTAGCAGCGCGGATGACAGCAATGAGTAGCGCTAGCGACAACGCTAAAGAACTCATCAATACTCTCACCCGGTCATACAACAAAGCACGCCAAGCCTCAATTACCGATCAAATTCTTGAGGTGGTGAGTGGTGCAGAAGCGCTAAAATAA
- the atpA gene encoding F0F1 ATP synthase subunit alpha: MAISIRPDEISNIIQQQIEQYDQQVKVNNVGTVLQVGDGIARIYGLDKAMASELLEFEDGTVGIAQNLEEDNVGAVLIGDGRQIQEGSSVTATGRIAQVPVGEAMIGRVVDSLGRPIDGKGEIRTTETRLIESPAPGIVARRSVHEPMQTGITAIDAMIPVGRGQRELIIGDRQTGKTAIAIDTILNQKEENVICVYVAIGQKASTVANVVQTLQDKGAMAYTIVVAANASDAATLQYLAPYTGATLAEYFMYKGKATLVIYDDLSKQAQAYRQMSLLLRRPPGREAYPGDVFYIHSRLLERAAKLNDELGAGSMTALPIIETQAGDVSAYIPTNVISITDGQIFLSSDLFNAGIRPAINPGISVSRVGSAAQTKAMKKVAGKLKLELAQFDELQAFSQFASDLDKATQDQLARGARLRELLKQPQNSPLSVHEQVALLYAGINGYLDDVPANKVTAFAKGLREYLKTGKPQYTDSVKAKKVLGDDEEKALKEAITEFKKTFLATA, from the coding sequence ATGGCAATTAGCATCAGACCAGACGAAATCAGCAACATTATTCAGCAACAGATAGAACAATACGACCAACAAGTCAAGGTAAATAATGTTGGTACTGTTCTACAAGTGGGTGACGGTATTGCCCGCATCTATGGTCTCGACAAGGCCATGGCAAGCGAGCTACTAGAGTTTGAAGACGGCACTGTTGGCATCGCCCAAAACTTGGAAGAAGACAACGTGGGTGCGGTGCTTATCGGTGATGGTCGTCAAATTCAAGAAGGTAGCTCCGTAACTGCAACTGGCAGAATTGCTCAGGTGCCAGTAGGGGAAGCGATGATTGGACGAGTTGTAGATTCTCTCGGTCGTCCAATTGATGGCAAAGGGGAAATCAGAACCACAGAAACCCGTTTGATTGAATCACCAGCACCGGGGATTGTGGCTCGTCGTTCCGTACACGAACCCATGCAAACGGGGATCACAGCTATTGACGCAATGATTCCCGTTGGTCGCGGTCAACGGGAATTGATTATTGGTGACCGCCAAACTGGAAAAACTGCGATCGCAATTGACACTATCCTCAACCAAAAGGAAGAGAATGTGATTTGCGTTTACGTTGCGATCGGTCAAAAGGCGTCTACTGTAGCTAACGTGGTACAAACACTGCAGGACAAAGGCGCAATGGCATACACAATTGTTGTCGCCGCCAATGCCAGTGACGCCGCTACCCTGCAATATTTGGCTCCTTACACTGGTGCTACCCTTGCTGAGTACTTTATGTACAAAGGGAAAGCGACCTTGGTGATTTATGATGACCTTTCCAAGCAGGCTCAAGCTTATCGCCAAATGTCCCTGCTGCTGCGTCGTCCACCCGGACGGGAAGCTTACCCTGGAGACGTTTTCTACATCCACTCCCGCTTGTTGGAACGGGCGGCTAAACTCAACGATGAACTCGGTGCTGGTAGCATGACGGCTCTACCCATCATCGAAACCCAAGCAGGGGACGTATCTGCTTACATCCCCACCAACGTGATTTCCATCACAGACGGTCAGATATTCTTGTCCTCTGACTTGTTTAACGCTGGTATCCGTCCGGCGATTAACCCCGGTATTTCTGTATCGCGGGTGGGTTCAGCTGCTCAAACAAAGGCAATGAAAAAAGTTGCTGGTAAGTTGAAGTTGGAGTTAGCTCAGTTTGACGAATTGCAAGCTTTCTCACAATTCGCTTCTGACCTAGATAAAGCCACTCAAGACCAGTTGGCAAGAGGTGCTCGTTTGCGGGAACTCTTGAAACAGCCACAAAACTCGCCTCTATCAGTTCACGAGCAAGTTGCTCTTCTTTACGCTGGTATTAACGGTTACTTAGATGATGTACCAGCAAACAAAGTGACTGCTTTTGCTAAGGGTCTGCGCGAATATTTGAAGACTGGGAAGCCTCAGTATACAGATAGCGTAAAGGCAAAGAAAGTTCTAGGTGATGATGAGGAAAAAGCCCTCAAGGAAGCAATTACCGAATTCAAGAAGACCTTCTTAGCAACAGCGTAA
- the atpH gene encoding ATP synthase F1 subunit delta, producing the protein MTSKIATSEIANPYAQALMSLAQARNLTDRCGEEVRSLLGLLSGSEELRSFLINPFVKLEDKKAVITRILGDGADTYFRNFLLLLVDRRRISLLEPICQQYLTLLRQLKQTVLAEVVSAVSLTEAQQQSVREKVIALTNAREVELDTKIDRDLIGGVIIRVGSQVIDASIRGQLRRLSLRLTSG; encoded by the coding sequence ATGACAAGCAAAATAGCAACATCTGAAATAGCCAATCCCTACGCCCAGGCGTTGATGTCACTAGCGCAAGCGAGAAACCTGACAGATCGTTGCGGCGAAGAAGTCCGTTCGTTACTTGGTTTGCTATCGGGAAGTGAGGAATTGCGAAGCTTTCTGATTAACCCGTTTGTGAAGCTAGAAGATAAAAAAGCTGTCATCACCCGCATCCTTGGAGATGGTGCTGATACCTACTTCCGGAATTTTTTACTGCTGCTGGTAGATAGAAGGCGGATTTCATTGCTCGAACCAATTTGTCAGCAATATTTAACGCTGTTGCGGCAACTAAAACAAACTGTTCTTGCGGAAGTAGTTTCTGCGGTTTCCCTCACTGAAGCACAGCAACAATCTGTCAGAGAAAAAGTCATTGCGTTGACTAATGCTCGTGAAGTGGAATTGGATACAAAAATTGACCGCGATTTGATTGGAGGTGTCATCATTAGAGTAGGATCTCAAGTGATTGACGCCAGTATACGGGGTCAGCTGCGCCGCTTATCATTACGCTTAACTAGCGGCTAA
- a CDS encoding F0F1 ATP synthase subunit B, with protein sequence MGIIGTVLFLATEALAGTESEGGFGLNTDILETNIINLAILVGVLFYFGRNVLSNTLNERRSNIEATIQEAEARAKEAASALFEVQQRLTQAQAEAQKILKASEENARASREAILAEAAKDVQRLKETASRDLDAERDKAIAFVRAQVVAMALQKVESQLQTGIADDAQHRLIDRSIALLGGS encoded by the coding sequence ATGGGTATCATAGGGACTGTTTTATTTTTAGCCACTGAGGCATTAGCAGGAACAGAATCGGAAGGTGGTTTCGGTCTGAACACGGACATCCTAGAAACCAACATCATTAACCTGGCGATTCTAGTTGGCGTATTATTCTACTTTGGACGTAATGTTTTAAGCAATACCCTGAACGAACGGCGCTCAAATATTGAAGCGACAATTCAGGAAGCAGAAGCGCGTGCAAAGGAGGCAGCGAGCGCCCTCTTTGAGGTTCAGCAAAGACTGACTCAGGCACAAGCAGAAGCACAGAAAATTCTCAAAGCGTCTGAAGAAAATGCTCGCGCATCTCGTGAAGCAATTCTGGCGGAGGCAGCTAAGGATGTGCAACGCTTGAAAGAAACAGCATCTCGGGATTTGGACGCGGAAAGGGATAAAGCGATCGCGTTCGTGAGAGCGCAAGTCGTCGCTATGGCATTGCAAAAAGTCGAGTCGCAACTACAGACTGGAATTGCCGACGATGCTCAACATAGATTAATCGATCGCAGCATAGCGCTACTCGGAGGGAGCTAA
- a CDS encoding F0F1 ATP synthase subunit B': MFDFDATLPVMALQFLLLAALLNVIFYKPLTKALDDRENYIRTNNLEAKERLAKAERLTKDYELQLADARRQAQSVVAQAQAEAQKITAEKVAEAEKEAQAQREQVAQEIDQQKQEALRSLEQQVDALSRQILDKLLEPTY, encoded by the coding sequence ATGTTTGATTTCGATGCTACTTTGCCCGTAATGGCATTGCAGTTCCTGCTGTTGGCAGCTTTATTGAACGTCATTTTCTACAAGCCCCTTACCAAAGCGCTGGACGATCGGGAAAATTACATCCGAACGAATAATCTTGAAGCTAAAGAACGTTTGGCTAAAGCCGAGCGCTTAACTAAAGACTATGAGTTGCAGCTAGCCGACGCTCGCAGGCAAGCACAATCTGTTGTAGCACAAGCTCAGGCTGAAGCACAAAAGATAACTGCCGAAAAAGTGGCTGAGGCGGAAAAAGAAGCTCAGGCTCAGCGAGAACAGGTGGCTCAAGAAATAGACCAGCAAAAACAAGAGGCTTTGCGTTCATTAGAGCAACAAGTCGATGCTCTCAGTAGGCAAATTCTAGACAAACTACTGGAACCAACTTATTAG
- the atpE gene encoding ATP synthase F0 subunit C, whose amino-acid sequence MDPLVSAASVLAAALAIGLAAIGPGIGQGNAAGQAVEGIARQPEAEGKIRGTLLLTLAFMESLTIYGLVIALVLLFANPFS is encoded by the coding sequence ATGGATCCATTAGTTTCTGCTGCTTCAGTTCTAGCTGCTGCTTTGGCGATTGGTTTGGCTGCGATTGGACCTGGTATTGGTCAAGGAAATGCTGCAGGTCAAGCAGTAGAAGGTATTGCCCGTCAGCCAGAAGCTGAAGGAAAAATTCGCGGAACTTTGCTGTTGACCCTAGCATTCATGGAATCTCTGACCATTTACGGTCTGGTAATTGCCCTAGTACTATTGTTTGCTAACCCATTTTCCTAA
- the atpB gene encoding F0F1 ATP synthase subunit A, whose translation MLNFLNVFYSFPFASLEVGHHFYWQLGNLKLHGQVFLTSWFVIAILVIASLAATRSIQKIPSGIQNLMEYALEFIRDLAKNQIGEKEYRPWVPFIGTLFLFIFVSNWSGALIPWKVLKLPSGELAAPTNDINTTVALALLTSLAYFYAGFSKRGLGYFKKYIEPTPILLPIAILEDFTKPLSLSFRLFGNILADELVVAVLVLLVPLFVPLPVMALGLFTSAIQALVFATLAAAYVHEALEGHGGEEHEGH comes from the coding sequence ATGCTAAATTTTCTGAACGTTTTTTATTCCTTTCCTTTTGCCTCATTGGAAGTGGGTCATCATTTCTACTGGCAATTGGGTAACCTGAAACTGCACGGGCAGGTTTTTCTCACCTCTTGGTTTGTAATTGCTATTTTAGTAATAGCTTCACTAGCAGCTACTCGCAGCATCCAAAAAATTCCTAGCGGCATACAGAATCTCATGGAATATGCCCTGGAATTTATTCGAGATCTGGCAAAAAATCAAATAGGTGAGAAAGAGTACCGCCCCTGGGTGCCATTCATCGGCACGCTGTTTCTGTTTATCTTCGTATCGAATTGGTCAGGCGCTCTGATTCCTTGGAAGGTCCTCAAATTGCCGTCGGGAGAGTTGGCTGCTCCGACCAATGATATCAATACGACAGTAGCACTGGCGTTACTGACTTCATTAGCTTACTTTTACGCCGGTTTTAGCAAGCGCGGTTTGGGTTACTTTAAAAAGTATATAGAACCGACGCCCATTTTATTACCGATCGCGATTCTTGAAGATTTCACCAAGCCCCTATCCCTAAGCTTCCGTCTATTTGGTAACATTTTGGCGGATGAGTTAGTTGTGGCTGTGTTGGTTCTCTTGGTTCCTCTGTTCGTACCTCTGCCAGTCATGGCGTTGGGATTATTTACCAGTGCCATTCAAGCCTTGGTTTTTGCCACCCTAGCTGCGGCTTACGTTCACGAGGCACTAGAGGGACATGGTGGTGAAGAACACGAAGGTCATTGA
- a CDS encoding ATP synthase subunit I — MSLSNDSIKYTPTTGQDSKPGLESPEPKSSSMQEFYHLYREVLLITLVLTGIVFISVWIFYSRNVALNYLLGACTGVVYLRMLAKDVERLSRENSQLSKTRLALLVGVILLASQWNKLQMLPIFLGFLTYKGTLLIYVVRGAFIPDSSKLHQTLKGDGASAFREENP; from the coding sequence GTGAGCTTGTCAAACGACTCAATTAAATACACGCCGACAACAGGACAAGATTCAAAGCCCGGTTTGGAGAGCCCAGAACCGAAAAGCTCCTCAATGCAAGAGTTTTACCATCTCTACCGAGAAGTGTTACTCATCACTCTTGTATTGACAGGGATCGTATTTATCTCCGTATGGATTTTTTATTCCCGAAACGTTGCTCTGAATTATTTACTTGGAGCATGCACTGGTGTGGTTTACTTGAGGATGTTGGCAAAAGATGTTGAGCGTTTGAGCAGAGAAAATAGCCAGCTGAGCAAAACTCGGTTAGCTTTATTAGTAGGAGTTATTCTACTGGCATCACAGTGGAATAAACTGCAAATGTTGCCCATATTTTTGGGATTTCTCACTTATAAAGGTACGCTTCTCATCTACGTAGTTAGGGGGGCATTCATCCCTGACTCGTCAAAGCTCCACCAGACCTTAAAAGGCGATGGCGCGAGTGCTTTTCGGGAGGAAAATCCATAA
- a CDS encoding class I SAM-dependent methyltransferase, whose translation MSDQTISAAVAKLYNTYPFPPEPLLDEPPPGYNWRWNWLAAYNFCTGQKPHKQDIRILDAGCGTGVGTEYLVHLNPHARVVGIDLSANALAVAKERCQRSGTNRVEFHHLSLYDVEQLPGEFDLINCVGVLHHLPDPIRGIQSLAKKLAPGGLMHIFVYGELGRWEIQLMQKAIALLQGDKRGDYRDGVRVGRQIFASLPDNNRILKRERERWLLENQRDECFADMYVHPQEIDYNIETLFELIDASGLDFVGFSNPSFWELGRLLSKAPELVERTKELSDRQRYRLIELLDPEVSHYEFFLNRPPLPKTDWSASDTILAAIPERNPCIEGFPSQCLLNYDYQLVNLLEAELKFLQSCDGKSTVGEILASVQLELDRVRELLKQQLIMLKGVGSGE comes from the coding sequence ATGTCCGATCAAACGATTAGCGCTGCTGTCGCTAAACTTTACAACACCTACCCCTTCCCCCCTGAACCATTATTGGACGAACCGCCCCCAGGTTACAATTGGCGCTGGAATTGGTTGGCTGCTTATAACTTTTGCACGGGTCAAAAACCTCACAAGCAGGATATCCGTATCTTGGATGCTGGCTGCGGTACGGGGGTGGGAACTGAGTATCTCGTTCACCTCAATCCTCATGCTCGTGTTGTCGGTATCGATCTTAGTGCTAATGCTTTGGCAGTGGCAAAAGAGCGTTGTCAGCGTTCTGGTACAAATCGTGTGGAGTTTCATCACCTGAGTTTGTATGACGTGGAACAGTTACCGGGTGAGTTTGATTTGATTAATTGTGTGGGTGTACTTCACCACTTACCCGATCCTATCCGTGGCATTCAATCTTTGGCGAAGAAGTTAGCTCCGGGTGGTTTGATGCATATCTTCGTATACGGAGAGTTGGGACGCTGGGAAATTCAACTCATGCAAAAAGCGATCGCACTCCTTCAAGGTGACAAGCGGGGCGATTACCGCGATGGTGTTCGAGTTGGACGGCAAATATTTGCTTCTTTACCAGATAATAACCGCATTCTTAAAAGAGAACGGGAACGATGGTTGTTGGAAAATCAACGGGATGAGTGCTTTGCTGATATGTACGTACATCCTCAGGAAATTGATTACAACATAGAAACTTTGTTTGAACTCATTGATGCTTCGGGGTTGGATTTTGTGGGTTTTTCCAATCCCAGTTTTTGGGAGTTGGGGAGACTTTTGAGTAAAGCACCGGAGTTAGTAGAGCGAACAAAAGAGTTGAGCGATCGCCAGCGTTATCGCTTAATAGAGTTATTAGATCCTGAAGTGAGTCACTACGAGTTTTTTTTGAACCGCCCACCGCTACCTAAAACAGATTGGTCAGCTTCAGACACAATACTAGCAGCAATTCCAGAAAGAAATCCATGCATAGAAGGTTTCCCCAGTCAATGTCTGTTGAACTACGATTACCAACTTGTTAATTTATTGGAAGCAGAGTTAAAGTTTTTACAAAGTTGTGATGGGAAATCAACAGTGGGAGAAATTTTGGCAAGCGTACAGTTAGAGTTAGATAGGGTGCGAGAGCTTCTTAAACAACAGTTAATTATGTTAAAGGGAGTAGGGAGTGGGGAATAG
- a CDS encoding YncE family protein, which yields MWVLKKTLFVCILLVSLLIALVIETTFLQSVKAVSPSVEIPISDRVYTADQSSNTVSVINPATNTLVGRITLGNPRPNVLSPLYKGELNVHGLGFSPDHRTLAVISTGSNAVTLIDTATNAIKGTIYLGRSPHEGFFTPNGQELWVTVRGEDYISVIDPKALKEIRQVKVANGPGMLMFSPDGSRAFVCSSFTPEFDVVNTRSYKVEKRIPVVSPFCPNVAVTPDGGEVWFTHKDIGKVSILDTQSLTVKTTLETGPITNHVNFADNSKGKFAYVTVGGLNHVKVYQRGTNPNLVATIPVGQLPHGIWSSDDGTRVYVGLENGDAVDVIDTIAQQRIERIPVGYMPQALVYVSNAVPKGEGRENLQSPKENLTLNIGLKSPKQGKAMGNVTIRSLGYLDGLDILVMELLPNQEYGLYLVDDNRSPEIITALQTDAKGNGMGQATGTLRERLELITRSGVNKNKLVVSPRNSQNPLNESVLVMLEPCC from the coding sequence ATGTGGGTGCTTAAGAAAACACTGTTTGTCTGCATACTGCTCGTTTCTTTACTAATAGCTTTAGTTATAGAGACTACTTTTCTTCAATCAGTAAAAGCAGTTTCTCCTTCAGTAGAGATACCAATTTCCGATCGCGTCTACACCGCCGATCAATCCTCCAATACAGTTTCTGTCATTAACCCAGCAACCAATACTCTTGTGGGGCGAATTACTTTAGGAAATCCTCGCCCCAATGTTCTCAGCCCTTTGTATAAAGGAGAATTAAACGTTCATGGCTTGGGCTTCTCACCAGATCATCGGACGTTGGCTGTCATTTCAACTGGTTCTAATGCTGTCACACTAATTGATACAGCAACCAATGCCATTAAAGGAACAATTTACCTGGGGCGTTCACCACACGAAGGCTTCTTCACTCCTAACGGACAAGAACTGTGGGTTACTGTACGTGGTGAAGACTACATCTCTGTTATCGACCCTAAAGCATTGAAAGAGATACGCCAAGTCAAAGTGGCAAATGGTCCTGGTATGCTTATGTTTAGCCCCGATGGAAGTCGAGCTTTTGTTTGCTCTAGCTTTACACCAGAATTTGATGTAGTAAATACACGTTCTTACAAAGTGGAGAAGCGAATTCCTGTTGTCAGCCCATTTTGTCCAAATGTGGCAGTTACTCCTGATGGTGGAGAGGTTTGGTTTACCCATAAGGACATTGGAAAAGTTAGCATTCTTGATACTCAGAGCTTAACGGTTAAGACAACTCTAGAAACAGGTCCAATCACAAATCATGTCAACTTCGCTGATAACAGCAAAGGTAAGTTCGCTTATGTTACTGTAGGTGGGCTGAATCATGTAAAAGTCTATCAGCGCGGTACAAATCCTAACCTAGTTGCAACAATTCCCGTTGGCCAATTACCGCATGGAATTTGGTCTTCGGATGACGGTACGCGAGTGTACGTGGGACTGGAAAATGGAGATGCCGTTGATGTGATTGACACTATAGCGCAGCAACGGATCGAGCGCATACCTGTTGGTTATATGCCGCAAGCGCTGGTTTACGTCTCTAATGCCGTTCCTAAAGGTGAAGGTCGAGAAAATCTTCAATCCCCCAAGGAAAACCTTACCCTCAATATAGGGCTCAAATCACCAAAGCAAGGTAAAGCGATGGGTAATGTGACGATTCGCTCTCTCGGTTATTTAGATGGATTGGATATATTAGTTATGGAACTCTTGCCCAATCAAGAATATGGATTGTATCTTGTGGACGATAACCGTTCACCAGAAATCATTACTGCCTTACAAACTGATGCTAAAGGAAACGGAATGGGTCAAGCTACTGGGACACTCAGGGAAAGACTAGAGCTAATAACCCGTTCGGGAGTCAACAAGAACAAACTAGTCGTTTCACCTAGAAACTCTCAAAATCCCCTAAACGAATCAGTTTTGGTTATGCTTGAACCGTGTTGTTGA
- a CDS encoding response regulator transcription factor: MVATPSVLIIEDDTSLQETVQLYIEQEGWRCLRAINGYEGIAQVQRFHPDIVVLDIMLPDVNGFQICQQIRTSGYFMPVLMLTARAEESDRLQGLAIGADDYLIKPFSAKELVARIKALLRRAYTQGYCDVIRKRGIVVDCEQHHAYLKGKLLDLRGKEFDLLAQLASSPGRAYTREELLERVWGYDFEGDVRIVDVYIRKLREKIELNSAHPEYIQTVWGVGYRFQVSE, encoded by the coding sequence ATGGTAGCCACTCCGAGTGTGCTAATTATTGAAGATGATACCAGTCTTCAAGAAACGGTGCAGCTTTACATTGAGCAAGAAGGATGGCGCTGTCTAAGGGCTATCAATGGTTATGAGGGCATTGCTCAAGTTCAACGTTTTCATCCAGATATAGTAGTATTAGATATTATGTTGCCTGATGTTAACGGTTTTCAAATATGCCAACAAATACGAACATCAGGTTACTTCATGCCTGTTTTGATGCTAACAGCACGAGCAGAAGAAAGCGATCGCCTTCAGGGACTGGCAATCGGTGCAGACGACTATCTTATCAAACCGTTCAGCGCAAAGGAACTCGTTGCACGAATAAAAGCCCTGCTACGACGGGCATACACACAAGGTTATTGTGATGTCATACGCAAGCGTGGTATTGTAGTTGACTGCGAACAGCACCATGCATACCTCAAAGGGAAGTTGTTGGATTTGCGTGGCAAAGAATTTGACTTGTTAGCTCAGTTAGCTTCTTCGCCGGGACGTGCTTACACTCGTGAAGAACTGCTAGAGCGAGTTTGGGGATATGATTTTGAGGGCGATGTCAGGATTGTAGATGTTTACATTCGCAAGTTAAGGGAAAAAATTGAATTAAACTCAGCGCATCCTGAATATATTCAAACTGTTTGGGGAGTTGGTTATCGCTTTCAAGTGAGCGAATAA